From a region of the Methylomonas rapida genome:
- a CDS encoding peptidylprolyl isomerase, giving the protein MLKHLLVIAGLLLPLLPAQVHAQTLDRIVAVVEDDVILERELAVEVAAVSNKLRGNNVMMPPEFVLRKQVLERMIVDKLQRQLAARSGIQVSEEMLRSSVTEIAGRNNLSVESFKQELANQGMDYKAFEENLRNEIIINQLRGREIGARVKVTDAEVNHYLETQSKAGASNTQYHLGHILVSVPSGASASVIQKAQEKADRLVAELRSGKDFKETAISASDDDHALKGGDLGWRSIGQIPTLFTDIVTTMTQGDISDPIRSPSGFHIIKMLETEGSAQHIVTKTKVRHILIKTNELVDDDEARKRLLVLKERIRDGDDFATLARAHSDDKGSAINGGSLDWVGPGALVPPFEEAMNKLDINQISEPVQTQFGWHIIQVLGRENQDNSDQFRKDKIRDEIRKRKIEEETELWLRRLRDEAYVEIDMDRL; this is encoded by the coding sequence ATGCTCAAACACTTGCTCGTTATTGCCGGGTTATTGCTGCCTCTGTTGCCCGCACAGGTTCATGCGCAAACCCTGGATCGCATCGTCGCGGTCGTGGAAGATGACGTGATACTGGAACGCGAGCTCGCTGTCGAAGTCGCCGCTGTCAGCAATAAATTGCGCGGCAACAATGTAATGATGCCACCCGAGTTTGTCTTGAGAAAGCAAGTATTGGAGCGCATGATCGTCGACAAGCTGCAACGTCAGCTCGCGGCTCGCTCCGGGATTCAGGTTAGCGAGGAAATGCTCAGAAGCTCGGTGACTGAAATCGCGGGGCGAAACAACCTGTCGGTGGAAAGCTTCAAACAAGAACTTGCCAATCAGGGCATGGATTACAAGGCCTTTGAAGAAAACTTGCGCAACGAGATCATCATCAACCAGCTGCGCGGCCGCGAAATCGGCGCCCGCGTGAAGGTGACCGATGCAGAGGTCAACCACTACCTGGAAACCCAAAGCAAGGCCGGCGCCTCCAACACGCAGTATCATTTGGGACATATTTTGGTTTCCGTACCTTCCGGTGCTTCCGCGAGCGTGATCCAGAAAGCCCAGGAAAAGGCCGATCGCCTCGTGGCCGAATTACGTAGCGGCAAGGATTTCAAGGAAACCGCGATCAGCGCCTCCGACGATGACCACGCCCTGAAAGGCGGGGACTTGGGCTGGCGTAGCATTGGCCAAATACCCACCCTGTTCACCGACATCGTGACGACGATGACGCAAGGCGACATTTCCGATCCGATTCGCAGCCCCAGCGGATTCCATATCATCAAAATGCTGGAAACTGAAGGCTCTGCCCAACATATCGTCACCAAAACCAAGGTCCGGCATATCCTGATCAAGACCAACGAACTGGTCGATGATGACGAAGCACGAAAGCGTTTGCTGGTGCTGAAGGAGCGTATCCGCGATGGCGACGATTTCGCCACACTGGCCCGTGCCCACTCGGACGACAAAGGCTCGGCAATCAACGGCGGCTCGCTGGATTGGGTCGGCCCTGGCGCCCTGGTGCCGCCCTTTGAAGAGGCGATGAACAAGCTGGATATCAATCAAATCAGCGAACCGGTACAGACCCAGTTTGGCTGGCACATCATTCAAGTGCTGGGACGCGAAAATCAGGACAACAGCGACCAATTCAGAAAGGACAAGATCCGGGACGAAATCCGCAAGCGCAAAATCGAGGAAGAAACCGAATTATGGCTGCGGCGCTTACGCGATGAGGCCTACGTGGAAATTGATATGGATAGACTTTAA
- a CDS encoding DbpA RNA binding domain-containing protein: MHVHPRKLEKLKKRLQHVLKQANLDAQRAVVQQIGKDMAIAPLDCAAALLYIGQPHLFQNPREQQEPENTIAPPPAFKGPAYRNVRYRLDVGTSHRITEEQVLAVLIEESGVDRKRIARLDMRDTYTLVDLPDGMPADIFQLLSEATLDGRPLNIKRVKSNRRKLREIKRASD, from the coding sequence ATGCACGTTCACCCCCGCAAGCTGGAAAAACTCAAGAAGCGTCTGCAACATGTGCTAAAACAAGCCAACCTTGACGCACAGCGCGCCGTGGTGCAACAAATCGGCAAAGACATGGCGATAGCCCCACTGGATTGTGCCGCCGCCCTGCTCTACATCGGCCAACCGCATTTGTTCCAGAATCCGCGCGAGCAACAGGAGCCGGAGAACACCATTGCTCCACCACCAGCATTCAAGGGGCCTGCTTATCGGAATGTACGCTATCGCCTGGATGTAGGCACCAGCCATCGCATCACCGAAGAGCAAGTATTGGCGGTGTTGATTGAAGAATCGGGCGTTGACAGGAAACGCATTGCCCGCCTGGACATGCGCGACACTTACACGCTGGTCGACCTGCCGGACGGCATGCCGGCCGACATCTTTCAGTTATTGAGCGAAGCAACGCTAGACGGGCGCCCGCTGAATATCAAACGCGTCAAATCCAACCGCAGAAAATTGCGGGAAATCAAACGCGCCAGCGACTGA